Proteins encoded together in one Bactrocera neohumeralis isolate Rockhampton chromosome 4, APGP_CSIRO_Bneo_wtdbg2-racon-allhic-juicebox.fasta_v2, whole genome shotgun sequence window:
- the LOC126754943 gene encoding keratin, type I cytoskeletal 10-like, translating to MWFQPRVLLACLLALTTSTAYAEEAQLTPPATSYGVPDYRQTRSLGVDGDYSNDLVGLSTDLSGLTSDFSGPSTSYSHAASGLDDSLSGLSANNAVYSNADAYTNALNGFTNYGGDLSALQSVQQIPVYSQLQQVQQVPVISSLQSVQQVPVISSVQQPIVVQQPVAVQQPALGVEGRSLGGAGIAALGGGLAGAGIGGLAGAGAGFGGGFKRYRTSIHIRSRGFGGGLGGFGGVGGVGGLGGLGGFKGIGGGFGGGHYKARYAESSGGGFAGAGGVAGGFLG from the coding sequence ATGTGGTTCCAGCCAAGAGTGTTACTAGCTTGCTTGTTAGCTCTCACAACATCTACTGCTTATGCTGAAGAGGCGCAACTGACGCCGCCAGCCACGAGTTACGGTGTACCCGACTACAGACAAACGCGCTCTCTCGGCGTTGATGGTGACTATAGCAATGACCTAGTTGGCCTTTCGACAGATCTCAGTGGCTTAACGAGTGATTTCAGTGGACCCAGTACCAGTTATAGTCATGCAGCAAGTGGTCTGGATGACAGTCTCAGTGGACTTAGCGCCAACAATGCAGTATACAGCAACGCCGACGCTTACACGAATGCGCTCAATGGGTTTACCAATTACGGTGGCGACCTCAGCGCATTACAATCGGTGCAACAAATTCCAGTATATTCTCAATTGCAACAGGTTCAGCAAGTTCCAGTGATATCTAGTCTACAAAGCGTACAGCAAGTGCCTGTAATATCTAGCGTGCAGCAGCCGATCGTGGTGCAACAGCCGGTCGCAGTACAACAGCCGGCACTGGGTGTTGAAGGTCGTAGTTTGGGTGGTGCCGGCATTGCGGCACTAGGCGGTGGCTTGGCGGGTGCTGGTATCGGTGGTTTAGCAGGCGCTGGTGCTGGCTTTGGCGGTGGTTTCAAGCGCTACCGCACCAGCATACATATTCGCTCGCGAGGCTTTGGCGGTGGCCTAGGAGGTTTTGGTGGCGTTGGAGGTGTTGGTGGTCTCGGCGGTTTGGGTGGTTTCAAAGGCATCGGCGGCGGTTTCGGAGGTGGTCATTACAAAGCGCGCTATGCAGAGAGTTCAGGCGGTGGTTTCGCTGGTGCTGGTGGTGTCGCTGGCGGTTTCCTAGGCTAA